Proteins encoded in a region of the Synechococcus sp. BIOS-U3-1 genome:
- a CDS encoding ROK family protein: MESSPSTLCVDIGGTGVKLIVLDSKGSELCDRQRQETPQPATPESILEVIEELTSKVPQFERIAVGFPGVVRNGIIETAANLGTDWPGINLAVQLEQRFNKPTRVANDADVQGYGCVSGEGVEMVLTLGTGMGSALFVDGCLVPNLELAHHLFKKSKTYEDYVGRAALETIGKAKWVKRVERVISTTKLIWNWDFLHLGGGNSKLLKDSQLSSDVILHSNKAGVLGGYFLWESN; encoded by the coding sequence ATGGAGTCATCACCCAGCACCCTCTGCGTCGACATCGGAGGAACTGGGGTCAAGTTGATTGTTCTTGACTCCAAGGGATCGGAATTGTGTGACCGACAGCGTCAAGAAACCCCCCAACCAGCGACGCCAGAATCAATTCTCGAAGTCATCGAAGAGTTGACGAGCAAAGTGCCCCAATTTGAGCGTATTGCTGTTGGATTTCCTGGAGTTGTTCGCAATGGAATCATCGAAACCGCCGCAAACTTAGGCACTGACTGGCCAGGCATCAATCTTGCTGTTCAGCTTGAACAACGCTTTAACAAGCCAACTCGTGTTGCCAATGATGCCGATGTTCAGGGCTACGGATGTGTTTCTGGTGAGGGTGTTGAAATGGTGTTGACACTCGGCACAGGCATGGGATCAGCACTATTTGTTGATGGATGCTTAGTGCCAAATCTGGAACTTGCTCATCATCTATTTAAAAAAAGTAAGACCTATGAAGATTATGTTGGCAGAGCAGCCCTTGAAACTATTGGGAAAGCAAAATGGGTTAAGCGAGTTGAAAGGGTGATATCTACAACAAAACTTATCTGGAACTGGGATTTTTTACACTTAGGTGGTGGCAACAGCAAGCTCTTGAAAGATTCACAATTGTCCAGTGATGTGATTTTACACTCAAACAAAGCAGGTGTTTTAGGTGGATATTTCTTGTGGGAAAGCAATTGA
- a CDS encoding Fur family transcriptional regulator, whose protein sequence is MSPATTSAEATGTLKKGLHQDGRRMTPQRRLVLDLFEQIGSGSHLSAEEVHRQLVDNQSKVSLATIYRTLRLLVEMDFLQELELRDGGSRFELADAEHIHHHHLVCVRCGRTEEFENEPVLQAGRDACKQFEFELIDSSLNVRGICPECR, encoded by the coding sequence ATGTCGCCTGCAACTACTTCTGCTGAAGCGACCGGAACTCTGAAGAAGGGTCTTCACCAGGATGGGCGACGTATGACGCCACAGAGGCGCCTGGTGCTTGACCTGTTCGAACAGATTGGCAGCGGAAGTCACCTCAGTGCAGAAGAGGTCCATCGTCAGCTTGTGGACAATCAATCCAAGGTTTCGCTTGCAACCATCTACCGCACCCTGCGTTTGTTAGTGGAGATGGACTTTTTGCAGGAGCTGGAGCTTAGAGATGGTGGCAGTCGGTTCGAGCTTGCAGATGCCGAACATATCCACCACCATCACCTCGTTTGCGTGCGCTGCGGACGAACCGAGGAATTTGAAAATGAGCCGGTTCTCCAGGCAGGTCGAGATGCCTGCAAACAGTTTGAATTTGAACTGATCGATTCCAGCCTGAACGTTCGTGGAATCTGTCCAGAGTGCCGCTGA
- a CDS encoding recombinase family protein, whose product MHSVTKSIFRYMLYARRVLLICTGCACYNPLGLYVTYLRLSKHNRSNRNYGLEAQRRDLDIFLGACCPDTAGCDEVGSYLEIQSEADDDRPELKKAIVHCRHKGATLLVAKLDRLSRRVSFIAELLEVKGLEFKVACMPNADKFQLHIYAGLAEQEREFISQRTKAGLQRAKERGVLLGGIRPGIEKANAARRSQATEAAEKLRGLLAPMVERRETLRAMGEALEQAKILTSSGNSKWNPAQVSRVVKRLQLP is encoded by the coding sequence GTGCATTCGGTCACCAAGTCGATATTCCGTTACATGCTCTACGCGCGTCGTGTTCTGTTAATTTGTACAGGTTGTGCCTGTTACAACCCATTGGGGCTCTACGTCACCTACCTCCGTCTCAGCAAGCACAACCGCAGTAACAGGAATTACGGCCTCGAAGCACAGAGGCGTGATCTGGATATTTTTCTGGGAGCTTGCTGCCCTGATACCGCTGGTTGCGATGAAGTCGGAAGCTATTTAGAAATTCAATCAGAAGCAGACGATGATCGGCCTGAACTTAAAAAAGCCATCGTCCACTGCAGACATAAGGGGGCAACACTGCTTGTTGCCAAGCTGGATCGCTTAAGCCGCCGCGTCTCCTTCATTGCAGAACTGCTCGAGGTGAAGGGCCTCGAGTTCAAGGTCGCTTGTATGCCAAACGCAGATAAATTTCAGTTGCACATCTATGCGGGCCTGGCTGAGCAAGAACGTGAGTTCATCAGCCAACGCACCAAGGCCGGCCTTCAACGAGCAAAAGAGCGCGGCGTCTTGCTTGGAGGTATCAGGCCAGGTATCGAAAAGGCCAATGCTGCGCGGCGTTCTCAAGCAACTGAAGCGGCGGAAAAGCTGCGCGGCTTGCTTGCTCCGATGGTTGAACGTCGTGAGACCCTTCGGGCCATGGGAGAAGCCCTAGAGCAAGCGAAGATCCTGACCTCTAGCGGCAACAGCAAGTGGAACCCCGCGCAGGTCAGCAGGGTCGTCAAACGGCTTCAGCTTCCCTAA
- the crtH gene encoding carotenoid isomerase, with protein MAVSSNPDWDVIVIGSGIGGLVTASQLAAKGARTLVLEQYRIPGGSGGSFQRRGYTFDVGASMIFGFGEHGHTNLLTRALADVGQRCETVPDPVQLEYHLPDGLNMAVDRDYEGFITRMSARFPNEAAGIRAFYDTCWQVFRCLDAMPLLSLEDPAYLAKVFFRAPLACLGLARWLPFNVGDVARKHIRDQELLRLIDMECFCWSVMPADRTPMINAGMVFSDRHAGGINYPKGGVGTIAEKLVAGLQAHGGAIRYKARVKKVLIEQGRAVGVELSDGEELRGRRIVSNATRWDTFAGEGSPDHTLVTEDHTPSAEATWRRRYQPSSSFLSVHLGVRADVVPNGFHCHHLLLEDWNDLEAEQGVIFVSIPTLLDPSLAPEGRHIVHTFTMSDIQHWDDLTPKDYRAKKQHDASRLIERLESILPGLSQAIELQEVGTPRTHRRFLGRMGGSYGPIPAGRLPGLLPMPFNRTGLNGLYCVGDSCFPGQGLNAVAFSGYACSHRIGADLGINSWALPR; from the coding sequence GTGGCCGTGAGCTCAAATCCAGACTGGGATGTGATCGTGATCGGTTCCGGCATTGGAGGGCTGGTCACCGCATCTCAGCTGGCTGCCAAAGGGGCCAGAACTCTTGTACTCGAGCAGTATCGGATTCCCGGAGGCTCCGGTGGCAGCTTCCAGCGCAGGGGATACACCTTTGACGTGGGTGCCTCGATGATCTTCGGTTTCGGCGAGCATGGCCATACCAACCTGCTCACAAGGGCACTGGCTGATGTGGGGCAGCGCTGCGAAACGGTGCCTGATCCGGTGCAGCTTGAGTACCACCTGCCTGATGGTCTGAACATGGCAGTGGATCGAGATTACGAGGGTTTCATCACTCGCATGAGCGCCAGATTCCCCAACGAGGCTGCAGGAATCAGAGCCTTTTATGACACCTGTTGGCAGGTCTTTCGCTGTCTGGATGCCATGCCGCTCCTTTCTCTTGAAGACCCGGCCTATCTAGCCAAAGTTTTTTTCAGAGCACCTCTTGCCTGCCTGGGACTGGCTCGCTGGCTCCCTTTCAATGTGGGGGATGTGGCTCGAAAACACATCCGGGATCAGGAGTTGCTCCGTCTGATCGACATGGAGTGTTTCTGCTGGTCGGTAATGCCAGCTGATCGGACACCAATGATCAATGCCGGCATGGTCTTCTCTGATCGCCATGCCGGCGGCATCAATTACCCCAAGGGTGGTGTCGGAACGATTGCCGAAAAGCTGGTGGCAGGTCTTCAAGCCCATGGCGGAGCGATCCGCTACAAAGCCCGTGTCAAGAAGGTGCTGATTGAGCAAGGCCGTGCAGTTGGCGTGGAGCTTTCCGATGGTGAAGAGCTCAGAGGTAGGCGAATTGTGAGCAACGCCACTCGCTGGGACACATTCGCTGGGGAAGGTTCACCTGATCACACTTTGGTGACCGAGGACCACACCCCGTCCGCTGAAGCCACCTGGCGCCGTCGCTATCAACCGTCTAGTTCGTTTCTTTCAGTTCACCTCGGCGTTAGAGCTGATGTCGTCCCCAACGGCTTCCACTGCCATCACCTTCTGCTTGAGGACTGGAATGACCTGGAAGCCGAGCAAGGAGTGATCTTTGTGTCAATTCCAACGCTGCTGGATCCATCCCTGGCTCCCGAGGGTCGGCATATCGTTCATACCTTCACCATGAGTGATATTCAGCACTGGGACGATCTCACGCCCAAGGACTACAGAGCCAAAAAGCAGCACGACGCCTCTCGGCTGATTGAGCGGCTTGAGTCCATTCTTCCGGGTTTGTCACAGGCCATCGAACTTCAGGAGGTTGGAACTCCCCGTACTCATCGTCGCTTTCTTGGACGAATGGGTGGTTCCTATGGGCCGATCCCAGCAGGTCGACTGCCAGGACTTCTGCCGATGCCGTTCAATCGAACCGGTTTAAACGGTCTTTATTGCGTTGGAGATTCCTGCTTTCCTGGCCAGGGATTGAACGCGGTTGCGTTCAGCGGTTATGCCTGCAGCCATCGCATCGGGGCTGATCTTGGGATCAATTCCTGGGCTTTACCCCGTTGA
- a CDS encoding photosystem II protein Y translates to MDLRVVVVAAPILIALGWAGYNISRAAIGQLQMMLKRGEA, encoded by the coding sequence ATGGATCTTCGCGTCGTCGTTGTGGCAGCTCCGATTCTGATTGCCCTGGGCTGGGCTGGTTACAACATCAGCCGTGCCGCTATCGGTCAATTGCAGATGATGCTTAAGCGCGGGGAAGCTTGA
- a CDS encoding DUF2811 domain-containing protein, translated as MDRNQMEFCIDPSLDGGSELQTPSEQQAPLVSMESEIPEVLFSAMKGFIGLNPSWDQCQLMSSALAGFLYQNGCSERAVTERYLDDLFTRPIITPHQAEQMSKI; from the coding sequence ATGGATCGCAACCAAATGGAATTTTGCATAGACCCATCTTTGGATGGTGGCTCTGAACTGCAAACACCCTCTGAACAGCAGGCACCATTGGTGAGCATGGAGTCTGAAATACCTGAAGTCCTTTTCAGTGCGATGAAAGGGTTCATTGGCCTAAACCCCAGCTGGGATCAATGTCAGCTGATGAGTTCTGCATTGGCAGGATTTTTATACCAGAACGGATGTAGCGAAAGAGCCGTGACTGAGCGTTACCTTGATGATCTTTTCACTCGACCGATAATTACACCACATCAAGCCGAGCAAATGAGCAAAATCTGA
- a CDS encoding cell division protein SepF, with amino-acid sequence MLRLSSSLARLRVMNQFTRELTQELLVIRARDVTEGIAAVLAVRSHKTVVLDLTSMDNAQAQRTADFVSGGVQAVDGEEHRIGEHVFLFTPAGVQVTLN; translated from the coding sequence TTGCTGCGCCTTTCCTCCAGCCTCGCCAGGCTGAGAGTAATGAATCAATTCACTCGAGAGCTAACACAGGAGCTGCTGGTGATCCGTGCGCGAGACGTCACAGAAGGGATCGCAGCTGTTTTGGCTGTTCGCAGTCACAAAACAGTGGTACTCGATCTCACCTCCATGGATAACGCCCAGGCGCAACGCACCGCTGATTTCGTCTCCGGTGGAGTGCAGGCCGTCGACGGTGAGGAACATCGCATTGGAGAACACGTGTTCTTGTTCACACCAGCGGGTGTTCAGGTGACTCTCAACTGA
- a CDS encoding gamma carbonic anhydrase family protein, producing the protein MNGSSSPETLNIGSPRIDPHAWVAESAVVMGDVEIAAGASLWPTAVARGDMSAIVIGPRSNVQDGAVLHGDPGSPVLIGADVTIGHRAVVHGAILEDGCLIGIGAIVLNGVTVGAGALVAAGAVVTRDVPPRSLVAGVPAQVKREQSESAVLAQKHHAVNYAQLAAGWAEMLQNQTD; encoded by the coding sequence ATGAATGGTTCGTCTTCTCCAGAGACGTTGAACATCGGTTCCCCACGGATTGATCCTCATGCCTGGGTCGCTGAAAGCGCTGTTGTAATGGGCGATGTTGAGATTGCAGCAGGTGCCAGTCTTTGGCCCACTGCCGTTGCCAGGGGTGACATGTCGGCCATCGTGATTGGCCCTCGTAGCAACGTTCAGGACGGTGCTGTTCTGCATGGCGATCCGGGATCGCCGGTGTTGATCGGAGCTGATGTCACCATCGGCCACCGTGCTGTGGTTCATGGAGCCATCCTCGAAGACGGTTGTTTGATCGGAATCGGAGCGATCGTCCTCAATGGCGTCACCGTTGGTGCAGGAGCTCTCGTAGCTGCAGGTGCTGTTGTGACCCGTGATGTCCCCCCACGCAGCCTGGTGGCGGGGGTTCCTGCTCAGGTGAAGCGGGAACAAAGCGAATCGGCAGTTCTGGCGCAGAAGCACCACGCGGTCAACTATGCGCAACTGGCTGCGGGCTGGGCTGAAATGCTGCAAAACCAAACGGACTGA
- a CDS encoding cation transporter, whose protein sequence is MSPVRPKDRLIELRSLKIGVYASALMALAGLCVHLISGSYALLLDGLYSAVMVGSGLVAARISRNVVRPPDRAYPYGYDGQEALYVLFRSLLLMGVLSFAAISALSTVIDYAYGSVVTSVRLGPVAWYSIAMVASCWGLAWRHHHDWCSTGRHSQILLTEARAARLDGLISGLTGLALLGAPLLNGTKLSGLIPVTDSLLVLVVSLLVLREPLQGFLTALGQAAGASAETDVISNTRLALQDLLAGLSCWLLDLTVYQVGRTAFVVVYLNPSQPMDGGAIDLIRDRIQERCQSLLACPVRTEVILTATPPFAAASVS, encoded by the coding sequence ATGTCGCCTGTCCGGCCTAAAGACCGCCTAATTGAGCTCCGTTCCCTGAAAATCGGTGTTTATGCCAGCGCACTGATGGCGCTTGCTGGGCTCTGTGTTCATTTGATTTCAGGCTCCTATGCGCTCCTCCTGGATGGTCTTTACTCAGCGGTGATGGTCGGGTCTGGCTTGGTCGCAGCAAGGATCAGTCGCAACGTTGTTCGACCGCCAGATCGTGCCTATCCCTACGGCTACGACGGACAGGAAGCGTTGTACGTGCTCTTCCGTTCTTTGCTGTTGATGGGGGTGCTCTCTTTTGCTGCAATTTCAGCCCTCAGCACCGTGATTGATTACGCCTACGGCAGTGTCGTCACTTCAGTTCGCCTCGGTCCGGTCGCCTGGTATTCCATCGCCATGGTGGCCTCATGTTGGGGACTCGCCTGGCGCCATCATCACGACTGGTGCAGCACAGGCCGACACTCTCAGATCCTGCTCACCGAAGCTCGGGCTGCTCGATTGGATGGTCTGATTAGTGGTCTAACCGGACTGGCTCTGCTTGGTGCACCGCTGCTCAACGGAACCAAGCTGTCTGGACTGATTCCTGTCACAGACTCACTACTGGTGTTGGTAGTGAGTCTTCTGGTGTTGCGAGAACCGTTGCAAGGTTTTCTCACCGCTCTGGGTCAGGCAGCGGGTGCCTCAGCGGAAACCGATGTGATCAGCAACACCCGCCTCGCCCTTCAAGATCTGCTCGCAGGGCTGTCCTGCTGGCTTCTTGATCTCACGGTGTATCAGGTCGGTCGGACGGCTTTTGTTGTTGTTTATTTGAATCCAAGTCAACCGATGGATGGCGGCGCCATTGACCTGATCCGTGATCGCATCCAAGAACGATGCCAGTCCCTACTGGCATGCCCTGTCCGAACTGAGGTGATTCTGACCGCAACTCCACCCTTTGCAGCCGCCAGTGTTTCCTAG
- a CDS encoding carbon-nitrogen hydrolase family protein yields MFFLTRIKSEPPEFGKGIRLAIYQNNGGPVGTQEAISHYLSTMSLVAEEAKKYNAQVVSFPELYLTGYAVSPEEVCLLAQELNGSLLKEVALIAERHQIAIICPYPEKSIIDENTHYFDSIALFSPEGTLLKNYRKTHLWGPDESKIYSPGHQFCDENGPYSIHEINGFKVGLLNCYEAEFGELSRLMALKGAQLVVIPTAADIWTLLSTGERTKMPYPDVSHNLIPAHAYENTMFISYCNRSGIETRLNSDGKEVEIGSYLGNSVIAGPHGDIVLSPRNEETLMIADCVPGDYGPTHPENTNYLRDRIPSLYAGLSTDEGV; encoded by the coding sequence ATGTTTTTTCTGACCCGAATCAAGTCGGAACCTCCAGAGTTTGGCAAGGGCATTCGACTAGCAATTTACCAAAACAATGGTGGTCCGGTTGGCACTCAAGAAGCAATAAGCCATTACCTTTCGACAATGAGCCTGGTGGCTGAGGAGGCCAAGAAATACAATGCTCAAGTTGTTAGTTTTCCTGAGCTTTACCTAACTGGTTATGCAGTATCTCCAGAGGAGGTCTGTTTGCTGGCACAAGAATTGAATGGCAGCCTTTTAAAAGAAGTAGCCCTTATTGCTGAGAGACATCAAATTGCGATAATTTGCCCCTATCCCGAGAAATCCATTATTGATGAGAATACACACTATTTTGACTCGATAGCGCTGTTTAGTCCCGAAGGCACGCTTCTCAAGAACTACCGTAAAACACATTTATGGGGTCCTGATGAGTCAAAGATATATTCACCTGGTCATCAGTTCTGTGATGAGAATGGGCCTTATTCGATTCACGAGATTAATGGATTCAAGGTCGGCCTTCTGAACTGCTATGAAGCCGAATTTGGGGAGCTTTCTCGCCTGATGGCTCTTAAAGGGGCGCAGTTAGTCGTTATTCCTACCGCAGCAGATATATGGACGCTCTTATCAACAGGAGAAAGGACAAAAATGCCATATCCCGATGTTTCTCATAACCTCATTCCAGCTCATGCATATGAAAACACTATGTTTATTTCCTATTGCAATCGTAGCGGTATAGAGACAAGACTGAATAGTGACGGCAAGGAAGTTGAGATTGGCTCATATCTTGGAAATAGCGTAATTGCTGGACCTCACGGAGATATTGTGCTGAGTCCTCGTAACGAAGAAACGTTAATGATCGCAGATTGTGTACCCGGTGATTACGGTCCAACCCACCCAGAAAATACAAATTATTTACGGGACCGTATTCCTAGTTTGTATGCAGGTTTGAGCACGGATGAGGGTGTATGA
- the arsS gene encoding arsenosugar biosynthesis radical SAM (seleno)protein ArsS (Some members of this family are selenoproteins.) has product MTSTFPETLRFPPVRRSKLTTLQVNLGYRCNQTCSHCHVNAGPWRKEMMDGELIDLIPEVLACLDLRCLDLTGGAPELHPQFRELVAAARALGVEVIDRCNLTILSEPGYEDLAEFLAAMGVRVVASLPCYQKETVDLQRGQGVYERSIAGLKQLNQLGYAQPGSPLQLDLVFNPSGPSLPPAQEPLEAQYRQALSSTHGISFSHLLTITNMPIQRFARDLQHQGQLEPYQQTLREAHRPENIHAVMCRSLISVSWTGDLYDCDFNQQLNLATNNGPRKLADLLSAANGLIDQPIAVAEHCFGCTAGNGSSCGGSLS; this is encoded by the coding sequence TTGACATCAACCTTTCCCGAAACGCTGAGGTTCCCCCCCGTTCGCCGAAGCAAATTGACCACTCTGCAGGTCAATCTCGGCTATCGCTGCAATCAGACCTGCAGCCACTGTCATGTGAACGCTGGCCCCTGGAGGAAGGAAATGATGGACGGGGAGCTGATTGATCTCATTCCAGAGGTGCTCGCCTGTCTTGATCTTCGCTGTCTGGATCTCACTGGCGGTGCACCAGAACTGCATCCTCAGTTTCGTGAGCTTGTTGCGGCGGCCAGAGCTCTTGGTGTGGAAGTGATTGATCGCTGCAACCTCACGATCCTCAGCGAACCCGGATACGAGGACCTAGCTGAATTCCTTGCAGCAATGGGTGTGAGGGTGGTTGCTTCTCTTCCCTGCTACCAGAAGGAGACGGTGGATCTACAGCGAGGCCAGGGTGTCTACGAGCGCAGCATTGCAGGTCTAAAGCAGTTGAATCAGCTGGGGTATGCCCAACCCGGTTCGCCATTGCAACTTGATCTGGTGTTCAACCCATCAGGTCCTTCTCTTCCTCCGGCTCAGGAGCCACTTGAAGCTCAATATCGGCAGGCCTTGTCATCAACGCACGGAATTTCGTTCTCCCACTTGCTGACGATCACCAACATGCCGATCCAGCGCTTTGCGAGAGATTTGCAGCATCAAGGTCAGCTTGAGCCTTACCAGCAAACCCTGCGAGAAGCCCATCGGCCGGAAAACATTCATGCGGTCATGTGTCGAAGTCTGATCAGTGTGAGCTGGACCGGTGATCTCTATGACTGCGATTTCAACCAACAGCTCAATCTTGCAACCAACAACGGACCTCGAAAGCTTGCAGATCTACTCAGCGCAGCGAATGGTTTGATAGATCAGCCGATTGCTGTGGCTGAGCACTGTTTTGGGTGTACGGCTGGCAATGGGTCTAGCTGTGGTGGTTCGCTCAGTTGA
- a CDS encoding response regulator, which yields MDDKPRVAFVDDDPRLRTLIAEELFDEGVHPLACSTGQELLDCLNLEKIDLILLDLMMPVMDGLTCLRHLKEKKTNIPILVVTAFNDDEKRQVSMENGAVDYIIKPDLFERLPELLDRHLKKPRNVN from the coding sequence ATGGATGACAAACCACGGGTCGCTTTCGTCGATGACGACCCTCGTCTTCGCACTCTGATCGCCGAAGAGTTGTTTGATGAAGGCGTTCACCCTCTCGCTTGCAGTACAGGTCAGGAACTACTGGATTGCTTGAATCTTGAAAAAATTGATCTGATCCTTCTCGATCTGATGATGCCTGTCATGGATGGACTGACTTGTCTACGACATTTAAAAGAGAAAAAAACGAATATTCCAATCCTCGTCGTCACTGCCTTTAATGACGATGAGAAACGACAAGTATCGATGGAGAATGGCGCAGTTGACTACATCATCAAACCAGACCTATTTGAGCGACTGCCTGAGCTGCTGGATCGACATCTAAAAAAGCCACGGAATGTCAATTAG
- the trmFO gene encoding FADH(2)-oxidizing methylenetetrahydrofolate--tRNA-(uracil(54)-C(5))-methyltransferase TrmFO, with translation MGIGTVVVIGAGLAGTEAAWQIVQAGVPVCLVEMRPLRRSPAHHSSEFAELVCSNSFGALSSDRAAGLLQEELRRLGSLVIRTADAHAVPAGGALAVDRGRYSAALTAILEQHPLVTIERREQMSLPDADQVTVLATGPLTSDSLAKDLRDFTGRDDCHFFDAASPIVDGDSIDMDKAFRASRYDKGDADYINCPMDQRQYLDFQTALLAAEQAELKEFEKDSATFFEGCLPIEELARRGEDTMRYGPLKPIGLWDPRWGDVNDRDVRRANRAHAVVQLRQEDRDGRLWNLVGFQTNLKWGEQKRVLRMIPGLEQAEFVRFGVMHRNTFLKAPELLQPTLQFRGRDRLLAAGQITGTEGYAAAVAGGWLAGTNAARLVLGQPTFDLPPTCMIGALTHFISEAPSGKFQPMPPNFGLLPVLPEKIRDKRLRYGAYRDRALNDLLLATKKQDSVDVACPA, from the coding sequence TTGGGAATCGGCACCGTCGTTGTCATTGGTGCTGGTTTAGCCGGCACTGAAGCTGCCTGGCAGATTGTTCAGGCAGGAGTTCCTGTTTGCTTGGTCGAAATGCGGCCTCTGAGGCGTTCTCCTGCCCACCACAGCAGTGAGTTCGCTGAACTTGTTTGCAGCAATAGTTTTGGCGCTTTGAGCAGTGATCGCGCTGCAGGCTTGCTACAGGAAGAACTTCGTCGTCTCGGATCATTGGTGATCCGTACCGCTGATGCTCATGCGGTGCCAGCGGGTGGCGCTTTGGCTGTTGACCGCGGTCGCTACAGCGCTGCATTAACTGCAATTCTCGAGCAACACCCTTTGGTCACGATTGAACGTCGGGAACAGATGTCTCTTCCTGATGCAGATCAGGTCACTGTTCTGGCCACAGGCCCGCTAACCAGCGACTCACTGGCCAAAGATCTTCGTGACTTCACAGGCCGTGATGACTGTCATTTTTTTGATGCGGCCAGTCCAATCGTCGATGGTGACAGCATTGATATGGACAAGGCTTTTCGGGCCAGCCGTTACGACAAAGGAGACGCGGATTACATCAATTGCCCGATGGACCAGCGGCAGTATTTAGATTTTCAGACAGCTCTTCTCGCTGCTGAGCAGGCTGAGCTCAAGGAGTTTGAAAAAGACAGCGCCACATTTTTTGAAGGTTGCTTACCGATCGAGGAACTTGCCCGCCGTGGTGAAGACACCATGCGCTATGGACCACTGAAGCCAATTGGTCTCTGGGATCCACGCTGGGGAGATGTCAACGATCGCGACGTGAGACGTGCCAACCGAGCCCACGCAGTGGTTCAGCTTCGGCAAGAGGACAGAGATGGTCGTCTCTGGAATCTGGTTGGGTTTCAGACGAATCTCAAATGGGGAGAGCAGAAACGAGTTCTGCGCATGATCCCAGGTCTTGAACAGGCTGAATTCGTACGTTTCGGTGTCATGCATCGCAACACCTTTCTTAAGGCCCCTGAGCTGCTTCAGCCCACTCTCCAGTTCCGAGGCCGTGATCGTCTTCTCGCCGCAGGTCAGATCACGGGGACTGAAGGTTATGCAGCTGCAGTGGCAGGCGGCTGGCTTGCGGGCACGAATGCTGCCCGTCTTGTTTTAGGACAACCCACTTTTGATTTGCCCCCCACCTGCATGATCGGCGCATTAACGCACTTCATCAGTGAGGCACCATCCGGCAAATTTCAGCCGATGCCCCCCAATTTTGGATTGTTACCCGTTCTGCCTGAAAAGATCCGAGATAAACGTCTTCGCTACGGCGCCTACCGGGACAGAGCCCTGAACGATTTGCTGCTAGCAACAAAGAAGCAGGACTCTGTTGATGTCGCCTGTCCGGCCTAA